A region from the Campylobacter concisus genome encodes:
- a CDS encoding sodium-dependent transporter, whose product MSKKNFSSRWAFILASVGSAVGMANVWGFPYKLGTNGGAAFLLIYVFFIALFSYVGLSAEYAIGRRAKTGTLGSYKYAWQSRNLGVFGSIIGWLPLAGSLCIAIGYAVIIAYVLKALTQALTGSFMSVDTNVWFNSFALQDYSVLPYHFIIVVGTLLTLFFGAKSIEKTNQIMMPLFFVLFSILAINVAMLPNAFDGYKFLFIPDFSKLADPMVWVSAMGQAFFSLSITGSGMIVYGAYLSKDEDIVESAKTTAFFDTIAALVAALVMIPAVFAYAMDPAEGPKLLFVTLPKILQNMIGGQIFAIILFTAVIFGGITSLQNMFEVVAESLMHKFPLLSRFWTLTLLCAVCFGIGAFMEPISSWGPWMDFVSIYIIPIGAVIGAISWFWIIKKEKILDEVNSGANKTYGSFWYFVGKFIYVPIAFLLCIIAISKGISF is encoded by the coding sequence ATGAGCAAAAAGAATTTTTCATCGCGTTGGGCATTTATACTAGCCTCAGTTGGTTCAGCAGTTGGCATGGCAAATGTCTGGGGCTTTCCTTACAAACTTGGCACAAATGGCGGTGCGGCGTTTTTACTCATCTATGTTTTTTTTATAGCTCTTTTTTCATACGTTGGTCTAAGTGCAGAGTATGCGATTGGCAGACGTGCAAAGACTGGTACGCTTGGATCATATAAATATGCTTGGCAAAGTAGAAATTTAGGCGTATTTGGCAGTATTATTGGCTGGCTTCCGCTTGCTGGCTCACTTTGTATAGCTATTGGCTACGCAGTCATCATCGCCTACGTACTAAAAGCCCTTACTCAGGCGCTTACTGGCTCATTTATGAGCGTTGATACGAATGTTTGGTTTAACTCATTTGCACTTCAAGATTACTCAGTCTTGCCTTATCATTTTATCATCGTTGTTGGCACGCTTCTTACACTATTTTTTGGAGCAAAAAGTATCGAAAAAACAAATCAAATAATGATGCCACTGTTTTTTGTATTGTTTAGCATTTTGGCTATAAATGTTGCGATGCTGCCAAATGCATTTGATGGATATAAATTCCTTTTTATTCCTGACTTTAGTAAGCTTGCAGACCCGATGGTATGGGTTTCTGCGATGGGTCAAGCTTTTTTCTCGCTCTCTATCACAGGATCTGGCATGATAGTTTATGGGGCTTACCTTTCAAAAGATGAAGATATCGTTGAGAGTGCTAAAACTACGGCTTTTTTTGATACTATCGCAGCTCTTGTGGCCGCTCTTGTTATGATCCCAGCAGTCTTTGCCTATGCTATGGATCCAGCCGAAGGTCCAAAGCTACTTTTTGTAACGCTTCCAAAAATTTTACAAAATATGATCGGCGGTCAAATTTTTGCCATTATTTTATTTACAGCAGTCATCTTTGGCGGTATCACCTCACTTCAAAATATGTTTGAAGTAGTCGCCGAGTCACTAATGCATAAATTCCCACTCCTTAGTAGATTTTGGACGCTCACGCTACTTTGTGCAGTTTGCTTTGGCATAGGAGCATTTATGGAGCCTATTAGCAGTTGGGGACCTTGGATGGACTTTGTGTCGATCTATATTATTCCAATCGGCGCAGTCATCGGCGCAATATCTTGGTTTTGGATCATTAAAAAAGAAAAAATTTTAGACGAGGTAAATTCAGGAGCAAATAAAACTTACGGCTCATTTTGGTACTTTGTAGGTAAATTTATCTATGTGCCAATAGCCTTTTTGCTCTGCATCATCGCCATTAGCAAGGGAATTTCTTTTTAA